In Bombus fervidus isolate BK054 chromosome 13, iyBomFerv1, whole genome shotgun sequence, a single genomic region encodes these proteins:
- the LOC139993551 gene encoding uncharacterized protein isoform X1, with product MWLALPMVSLLIRAILANSEIDDTVLPDIMDLENESDDILTDNYTERPGNDIWKVWKKTSFDPWSGKRAKEYSRSKVDSQGKRTKLTHDWYDRDTPTNEFSNVKRITESVEWTPFNSWGGKRAEKLNNRDSVLALTRDPHNLRLMAKDELIAGRKLGDEKLAIEMKNWLSSMCNTCAKKHCCSEIEKKTEQNEQYKKPRAWGPWHGKRSLKTYTFRFGNEYFTVPANSIKGERNFSPFREHN from the exons ATGTGGTTGGCGCTTCCTATGGTTTCTCTTTTGATACGCGCGATTCTCGCAAATTCAGAAATCGACGATACAGTCCTACCGGACATAATGGACCTGGAAAACGAAAGCGACGATATACTGACCGATAATTATACCGAAAGACCTGGGAACGATATATGGAAAGTGTGGAAAAAGACATCGTTCGACCCTTGGAGTGGTAAACGAGCAAAAGAGTATTCTCGATCGAAAGTCGACTCACAAgggaaacgaacgaaacttaCACACGATTGGTACGATCGAGACACACCTACGAATGAATTTAGCAACGTTAAAAGAATAACAGAAAGTGTCGAGTGGACGCCTTTTAATAGTTGGGGTGGAAAAAGAGCGGAGAAACTGAACAATCGAGATTCAGTTTTAGCATTAACGAGAGATCCTCATAACCTTCGCCTGATGGCAAaag ATGAACTCATTGCAGGAAGAAAACTTGGCGACGAAAAACTCGCTATCGAAATGAAGAATTGGTTATCTTCTATGTGTAACACCTGCGCCAAAAAACATTG TTGCAGTGAAATTGAGAAGAAAACGGAGCAAAACGAGCAATATAAGAAACCCAGAGCGTGGGGTCCATGGCATGGGAAAAGAAGTTTAAAAACATATACCTTTCGTTTCGGAAATGAATACTTCACGGTACCGGCCAATTCTATAAAAGGCGAGAGGAACTTTTCTCCTTTCAGAGAACACAATTAA
- the LOC139993551 gene encoding uncharacterized protein isoform X2, producing MWLALPMVSLLIRAILANSEIDDTVLPDIMDLENESDDILTDNYTERPGNDIWKVWKKTSFDPWSGKRAKEYSRSKVDSQGKRTKLTHDWYDRDTPTNEFSNVKRITESVEWTPFNSWGGKRAEKLNNRDSVLALTRDPHNLRLMAKGRKLGDEKLAIEMKNWLSSMCNTCAKKHCCSEIEKKTEQNEQYKKPRAWGPWHGKRSLKTYTFRFGNEYFTVPANSIKGERNFSPFREHN from the exons ATGTGGTTGGCGCTTCCTATGGTTTCTCTTTTGATACGCGCGATTCTCGCAAATTCAGAAATCGACGATACAGTCCTACCGGACATAATGGACCTGGAAAACGAAAGCGACGATATACTGACCGATAATTATACCGAAAGACCTGGGAACGATATATGGAAAGTGTGGAAAAAGACATCGTTCGACCCTTGGAGTGGTAAACGAGCAAAAGAGTATTCTCGATCGAAAGTCGACTCACAAgggaaacgaacgaaacttaCACACGATTGGTACGATCGAGACACACCTACGAATGAATTTAGCAACGTTAAAAGAATAACAGAAAGTGTCGAGTGGACGCCTTTTAATAGTTGGGGTGGAAAAAGAGCGGAGAAACTGAACAATCGAGATTCAGTTTTAGCATTAACGAGAGATCCTCATAACCTTCGCCTGATGGCAAaag GAAGAAAACTTGGCGACGAAAAACTCGCTATCGAAATGAAGAATTGGTTATCTTCTATGTGTAACACCTGCGCCAAAAAACATTG TTGCAGTGAAATTGAGAAGAAAACGGAGCAAAACGAGCAATATAAGAAACCCAGAGCGTGGGGTCCATGGCATGGGAAAAGAAGTTTAAAAACATATACCTTTCGTTTCGGAAATGAATACTTCACGGTACCGGCCAATTCTATAAAAGGCGAGAGGAACTTTTCTCCTTTCAGAGAACACAATTAA